From a single Streptomyces sp. NBC_01264 genomic region:
- a CDS encoding flotillin family protein, whose product MDAISLGLGTLVIVVLFLVIAALLVVTRLFRKVEQGKALIVSKMRKVDVTFTGQVVLPVLHKAEIMDISVKTIEISRTGRDGLICKDNIRADIRISFFVRVNKTVEDVIKVAQAIGTQRASDKATLQELFNAKFSEALKTVGKQLDFTDLYTMRNELRDRIIHIIGTDLNGYSLEDAAIDYLEQTPLSQLDAGNILDAQGIRKITELTAIESVRTNEFRQHEQKELTRQNVDAREAILELERRQADAEIKQRREIETVRAREEAETARVVEEERLRAQSAFLKTEEQLGIQRENQAREVAVAQKNRERVIAIENERIEKDRLLEVIARERETQLSRIAADKEVETEKRDIAEVVRERIAVDRTVAEQEESIKRLRTVEEAERTRQAIVIGAEAEAQEKLVKDIKAAEAAEQAAVHRAAEELTLAEARNKTADLDARAKIRLAEGIQAEAAAEGLAAVAVREKEADAIEKTGRAEAGATTARLKAEADGAREMALAEATAIGEKLKAEAEGLTEKAAAMAALDEASRGHEEYRLRLEAEKEIRLAGLDMQRQVAEAQATVLATGLESADISIIGGESAFFDRIVGAMSMGRAVDGFMDNSQTAQTLAGPWLDGSGSFTEDLTKALGSVSTSDVQHLTVSALLMKLMPTGSGQLDELMAKARQLGLADTPVTALAGLNGTAKS is encoded by the coding sequence ATGGATGCCATTTCTTTGGGCCTTGGCACGCTCGTCATCGTCGTTCTCTTCCTCGTGATCGCGGCTCTGCTCGTGGTGACCCGGTTGTTCCGCAAGGTCGAGCAGGGCAAGGCCCTGATCGTCTCCAAGATGCGGAAGGTCGATGTGACCTTCACCGGTCAGGTCGTGCTGCCCGTGCTGCACAAGGCCGAGATTATGGACATCTCGGTGAAGACCATCGAGATCTCCCGGACCGGCCGCGACGGTCTCATCTGCAAGGACAACATCCGCGCCGACATCCGCATCTCGTTCTTCGTGCGCGTCAACAAGACCGTCGAGGACGTCATCAAGGTCGCCCAGGCCATCGGCACCCAGCGGGCCTCGGACAAGGCGACCCTGCAGGAGCTGTTCAACGCGAAGTTCTCCGAGGCGCTCAAGACGGTCGGCAAGCAGCTCGACTTCACCGACCTCTACACGATGCGCAACGAACTGCGCGACCGGATCATCCACATCATCGGCACCGATCTGAACGGCTACAGCCTTGAGGACGCGGCGATCGACTACCTGGAGCAGACCCCGCTCTCCCAGCTGGACGCCGGCAACATCCTGGATGCCCAGGGCATCCGGAAGATCACCGAGCTGACGGCCATCGAGAGCGTGCGCACCAACGAGTTCCGCCAGCACGAGCAGAAGGAACTTACCCGCCAGAACGTCGACGCCCGCGAGGCGATCCTGGAGCTGGAGCGCCGGCAGGCCGACGCCGAGATCAAGCAGCGCCGCGAGATCGAGACGGTGCGGGCGCGGGAGGAAGCGGAAACCGCGCGAGTGGTGGAGGAGGAGCGGCTGCGCGCGCAGAGCGCCTTCCTCAAGACGGAGGAGCAGCTCGGTATCCAGCGCGAGAACCAGGCGCGCGAGGTGGCCGTCGCGCAGAAGAACCGCGAGCGGGTCATCGCCATCGAGAACGAGCGCATCGAGAAGGACCGTCTGCTGGAGGTCATCGCGCGGGAGCGGGAGACTCAGCTGAGTCGGATCGCCGCCGACAAGGAGGTCGAGACCGAGAAGCGGGACATCGCCGAGGTCGTGCGCGAGCGGATCGCGGTGGACCGTACCGTCGCCGAGCAGGAGGAGTCCATCAAGCGGCTCCGTACGGTGGAGGAGGCCGAGCGGACCCGGCAGGCGATCGTCATCGGCGCCGAGGCGGAAGCCCAGGAGAAGCTGGTCAAGGACATCAAGGCGGCGGAGGCCGCCGAACAGGCAGCCGTGCACCGGGCGGCCGAGGAACTCACGCTCGCCGAGGCCCGCAACAAGACCGCCGACCTCGACGCCCGCGCCAAGATCCGCCTCGCCGAAGGCATCCAGGCGGAGGCCGCCGCCGAAGGCCTGGCCGCCGTCGCCGTACGGGAGAAGGAAGCGGACGCGATCGAGAAGACCGGCCGGGCCGAGGCCGGAGCCACGACGGCGCGACTGAAGGCGGAGGCCGACGGCGCCCGCGAGATGGCACTCGCCGAGGCGACCGCCATCGGCGAGAAGCTGAAGGCGGAGGCCGAGGGCCTGACCGAGAAGGCGGCGGCCATGGCCGCGCTCGACGAGGCCTCACGCGGCCACGAGGAGTACCGGCTGCGGCTGGAGGCGGAGAAGGAGATTCGGCTCGCCGGGCTGGACATGCAGCGCCAGGTCGCAGAAGCCCAGGCAACCGTCCTGGCGACCGGGCTGGAAAGCGCCGACATCAGCATCATCGGCGGTGAGTCGGCGTTCTTCGACCGCATCGTCGGAGCGATGTCGATGGGCCGGGCCGTGGACGGGTTCATGGACAACTCCCAGACCGCCCAGACCCTGGCCGGGCCCTGGCTGGACGGCTCCGGCTCTTTCACGGAAGACCTCACGAAGGCACTGGGCTCGGTGTCCACGTCCGACGTGCAGCACCTGACCGTCTCGGCCCTGCTGATGAAGCTCATGCCGACCGGATCGGGGCAGCTGGACGAGCTGATGGCCAAGGCCCGGCAGCTGGGCCTGGCCGACACGCCGGTGACCGCACTCGCCGGCCTGAACGGCACCGCCAAGAGCTGA
- a CDS encoding FAD-dependent monooxygenase has product MPSTTVVVAGAGPTGLATACGLGAAGVSVRVLDKAPGPAATSRALGLQPRGAEVLDRLGALGDLPERSVRIAHVVTHVDGRPLARLPVGQPTKLVTRPGLLMSQAEVEARLRDRLAEFGVEVEWGRELLDVRQDSDRVVLRLGEGEEQTADWLVGCDGAHSRVRKAAGIAFPGVPVVERFLLADVRARLPIPRDTVAVWLRGDTMLGAFPLPGDNVWRLMAPAAAGSAADPMETLTELLLHEAGIPGTAVREVLWTSTFRIHRRLASSYRQGRILLAGDAAHIHSPFGGQGMNTGLGDAENLAWKLALVAAGRSADGLLDTYEAERKPIAREVLASTTAMTGVVLGQTAWARALRDHVFVPLLNRAAIQRRLWEKSSQLTLTYRKGPLGAGRQLPSSAPRTGDRVPDLACIRQDGTPTRLYEELRTGWVLLMPGALRAAQEAVALRHLGVGGLTALTMPGSRQHSLLVRPDAHLAWRGTSPVALDRTLARILGNGTMQ; this is encoded by the coding sequence ATGCCCTCGACGACGGTTGTGGTGGCCGGTGCCGGGCCGACCGGACTGGCGACGGCCTGTGGACTAGGCGCGGCGGGAGTCTCCGTCCGGGTGCTGGACAAGGCGCCTGGACCAGCTGCGACCTCGCGGGCCCTGGGCCTTCAGCCTCGGGGGGCAGAGGTGCTCGACCGCCTCGGGGCGCTCGGCGATCTACCCGAGCGATCGGTGCGCATCGCCCACGTCGTCACGCACGTCGACGGCAGGCCCCTGGCCAGGCTCCCAGTGGGACAGCCCACGAAACTGGTGACCAGGCCCGGCCTGCTCATGTCCCAGGCCGAGGTCGAGGCCCGGCTCCGGGACCGCCTGGCCGAATTCGGCGTCGAAGTCGAATGGGGCCGCGAGCTGCTGGACGTGCGTCAGGACTCGGACCGGGTCGTCCTCCGCCTTGGCGAGGGTGAGGAGCAGACGGCTGACTGGCTGGTGGGGTGCGACGGCGCACACAGCCGCGTACGCAAGGCCGCCGGAATCGCTTTCCCCGGTGTGCCCGTCGTTGAACGCTTCCTGCTGGCCGATGTCAGGGCACGTCTGCCGATCCCCAGGGACACGGTCGCGGTCTGGCTGCGCGGAGACACGATGCTGGGGGCGTTTCCGCTTCCAGGGGACAACGTGTGGCGCCTGATGGCGCCCGCAGCGGCCGGATCCGCCGCGGACCCGATGGAGACGCTGACGGAGCTGCTCCTGCACGAGGCCGGAATTCCCGGCACCGCCGTGCGCGAGGTCCTCTGGACCTCCACGTTCCGGATTCACCGGCGCCTCGCCTCGTCATACCGCCAGGGCAGGATCCTGCTCGCCGGCGACGCCGCGCACATCCACAGCCCCTTCGGCGGCCAGGGCATGAACACCGGCCTGGGCGATGCCGAGAACCTGGCCTGGAAGCTTGCCCTGGTCGCCGCAGGGCGGTCCGCCGACGGCCTGCTCGACACCTACGAGGCCGAACGCAAACCCATCGCACGCGAGGTACTCGCATCCACGACCGCCATGACCGGCGTGGTCCTCGGACAGACCGCGTGGGCGCGGGCCTTGCGTGATCACGTCTTCGTCCCCCTGCTCAACCGGGCTGCCATCCAACGCCGGCTCTGGGAGAAGTCCTCACAGCTGACCCTCACCTACCGCAAAGGCCCGCTCGGTGCCGGCCGCCAGCTCCCCAGCTCCGCCCCGCGCACCGGCGACCGCGTACCCGACCTCGCCTGCATCCGCCAGGACGGCACGCCCACCCGCCTGTACGAGGAACTGCGCACAGGCTGGGTCCTGCTCATGCCCGGAGCGCTACGCGCGGCCCAGGAGGCCGTCGCCCTGCGGCACCTCGGAGTCGGCGGCCTGACCGCGCTCACCATGCCGGGAAGCCGACAACACAGCCTGCTGGTACGGCCTGACGCCCACCTGGCCTGGCGCGGAACGTCGCCGGTCGCCCTGGACAGGACACTGGCACGCATACTCGGGAACGGCACAATGCAGTGA
- a CDS encoding TetR family transcriptional regulator has protein sequence MSTSPTPAPGLRERKKAQTRRTIQEQALRLFLDQGYQNTTVEEISAASGVSHMTFFRHFPTKEAVVESDDYDPLIARLIEERPPHEDSLTALCNALGQGLETVYATGKDALLARTQLIFETPALRARTWDNQYATQRLFADALRSRNPDESDLSTRVVAAAALGAVTTALAAWAESDGALDLPTLADEAFRALRPS, from the coding sequence ATGAGTACGTCCCCCACGCCGGCTCCCGGACTGCGCGAACGAAAGAAGGCGCAGACCCGCCGGACGATCCAGGAACAGGCGCTGCGCCTGTTCCTGGACCAGGGCTACCAGAACACCACCGTCGAGGAGATCTCGGCCGCGTCCGGGGTCTCCCACATGACGTTCTTCCGGCACTTCCCCACCAAGGAAGCCGTCGTGGAGTCCGACGACTACGACCCGCTGATCGCCCGGCTCATCGAGGAGCGACCGCCGCACGAGGACAGTCTCACCGCCCTCTGCAACGCCCTCGGCCAGGGCCTGGAGACGGTGTACGCCACGGGCAAGGACGCCCTGCTAGCCCGCACCCAGCTCATCTTCGAGACACCGGCCCTGCGCGCCAGGACCTGGGACAACCAGTACGCCACGCAGCGGCTGTTCGCCGACGCCCTCAGGTCACGCAACCCCGACGAGAGCGACCTCTCCACCCGGGTCGTGGCGGCCGCCGCACTCGGAGCCGTGACCACGGCCCTCGCCGCCTGGGCCGAAAGCGATGGCGCCCTCGATCTGCCCACCCTGGCCGACGAGGCGTTCCGCGCCTTGCGCCCGTCATGA
- a CDS encoding PucR family transcriptional regulator yields MAEAAAPAEHVAGCAEILLDACATGRRLTRDELESRRAQGARAAEAGLALRGLIRDHLAAAREVHSRLPSGSVGPLLAAVEQAVDAFAEGYERAQHQAVRQEEAARREFVDDLLYGRSDLGRLAERAERFGLRLSQAHAVAVAQGPEPYGDGYPVARGIEETILARFGNRQILLTTKDGRLICVAPGDQPDVLAYFAKQAYAATDGGRVAISRSHSGAGGVVHAYEEALNALDLAERMGLDGPVLHSADLLVYPVLTRDRQAMADLVESVLGPLRKARGGAQPLLDTLTAYFDSGCVATEAARRLSLSVRALTYRLERIHTLTAADPADPHNRYTLQTAVIGARLLGWPDTVA; encoded by the coding sequence ATGGCCGAGGCGGCAGCGCCAGCAGAGCACGTGGCGGGGTGCGCTGAGATTCTGCTCGACGCCTGCGCCACGGGGCGTCGGCTCACCCGCGACGAGTTGGAGTCCCGGAGGGCCCAGGGCGCGCGGGCTGCGGAGGCGGGACTGGCGCTGCGTGGCCTCATCCGGGACCATCTGGCGGCGGCGCGGGAGGTACATTCGCGGTTGCCGTCCGGGTCGGTGGGGCCGCTGCTGGCCGCCGTCGAACAGGCGGTGGACGCTTTCGCCGAGGGGTATGAGCGGGCGCAGCACCAGGCGGTGCGGCAGGAGGAGGCCGCGCGCCGGGAGTTCGTCGACGACCTGCTGTACGGGCGCAGTGACCTGGGCCGCCTGGCGGAGCGGGCCGAGCGGTTCGGGCTGCGGCTTTCGCAGGCCCACGCGGTAGCGGTGGCCCAGGGGCCGGAGCCATACGGCGACGGCTACCCCGTGGCCCGGGGGATCGAGGAGACCATCCTGGCCCGGTTCGGCAACCGGCAGATCCTTCTGACCACGAAGGACGGCAGGCTGATTTGCGTGGCTCCCGGTGACCAGCCGGACGTCCTGGCCTATTTCGCCAAGCAGGCGTACGCGGCCACGGACGGCGGACGCGTCGCGATAAGCCGGTCACACTCCGGGGCGGGAGGCGTCGTGCACGCATACGAGGAGGCGCTCAACGCTCTCGATCTCGCGGAGCGGATGGGTCTGGACGGGCCAGTGCTGCACTCCGCCGACCTGCTGGTCTACCCGGTCCTGACTCGGGACCGGCAGGCCATGGCCGACCTGGTGGAGAGCGTCCTCGGCCCACTGCGGAAGGCCCGGGGCGGCGCGCAGCCCCTTTTGGACACGCTCACCGCGTACTTCGACAGCGGCTGCGTGGCGACCGAGGCGGCGCGGCGGCTTTCGCTGAGCGTGCGCGCGCTCACCTACCGGTTGGAGCGCATCCACACCCTCACCGCCGCCGACCCGGCGGACCCCCACAACCGCTACACCCTGCAGACCGCAGTGATCGGCGCTCGTCTACTGGGCTGGCCGGATACGGTGGCGTGA
- a CDS encoding IS3 family transposase yields MTALVDEHPCLGVECVLRELHIPSSTYYRWRRAEAEPCERRRRDVELTERIKEIHADSGGNYGSPRVHAVLKREGVHVGRKRVERLMREADIAGVSPRRKGFTRRDPKATLAPDLVNRDFTAPAPNRLWVTDLTMISTGEGPLWLSAIRDAFSRRVVAWETSARADADLVLTTLEYALASREVEPGQLIHHADHGCQYTSIKLTTRLMRAGVEASMGSIGDSYDNALAENLWMLIKTEGLRGRTFTTRAEANLALFEYIDGFYNSRRIQERLGFLSPIEYEEKHYANQATAEPANLNTRQPLLTS; encoded by the coding sequence GTGACGGCGCTCGTTGACGAGCACCCGTGCCTGGGAGTCGAGTGCGTACTTCGGGAACTGCACATCCCCTCCTCCACCTACTACCGCTGGCGCCGTGCAGAGGCCGAGCCGTGCGAGCGAAGGCGCCGTGACGTCGAGCTGACCGAGCGGATCAAAGAGATCCACGCGGATTCCGGCGGCAACTACGGCTCGCCGCGGGTACACGCCGTCCTCAAGCGTGAGGGTGTCCACGTGGGCCGCAAGCGGGTCGAGCGCCTGATGCGCGAGGCCGACATCGCGGGGGTCAGCCCACGGCGCAAGGGCTTCACGCGCCGGGACCCGAAGGCCACCCTGGCCCCGGACCTGGTCAACAGGGACTTCACCGCACCGGCTCCGAACCGGTTGTGGGTCACCGACCTCACCATGATCTCCACCGGTGAGGGGCCTCTGTGGCTCTCGGCGATCCGCGACGCCTTCTCCCGCCGGGTGGTCGCCTGGGAGACTTCCGCCCGCGCGGACGCCGACCTGGTGCTGACCACCCTGGAGTACGCCCTCGCGTCCCGCGAGGTCGAGCCCGGCCAGCTGATTCATCACGCGGACCACGGCTGTCAATACACGTCTATCAAGCTCACAACCCGGCTAATGAGAGCTGGAGTTGAAGCGTCCATGGGCTCGATCGGCGACTCATACGATAACGCTCTCGCGGAGAACCTCTGGATGCTCATCAAAACCGAGGGCCTCCGTGGCCGGACCTTCACCACCCGGGCTGAGGCGAACCTCGCGCTCTTCGAGTACATCGATGGCTTCTACAACTCCCGTCGCATCCAGGAACGGCTCGGCTTCCTCAGCCCGATCGAGTACGAAGAGAAGCACTACGCCAACCAGGCGACGGCCGAACCAGCGAACCTGAACACCCGTCAACCCCTCCTGACCAGCTAA
- a CDS encoding transposase — MAAPRKYSLELRERAVRMYRTAEPKPQIKKLAVDFGVHPEALRGWIRQAEADAGERDDRLTTDERAELAALRKENVQLKRANDVLRTASAFFAAQLDPTRPR, encoded by the coding sequence ATGGCTGCACCCCGGAAATACTCGCTCGAGTTGCGTGAGCGTGCGGTACGGATGTATCGCACCGCGGAGCCGAAGCCCCAGATCAAGAAGCTGGCTGTCGACTTCGGCGTGCATCCCGAGGCCCTGCGCGGGTGGATCCGCCAGGCGGAGGCGGATGCCGGCGAACGCGATGACCGGCTCACCACCGACGAACGCGCCGAGCTCGCGGCCCTGCGCAAGGAGAATGTCCAGCTCAAGCGGGCCAACGACGTACTGCGGACGGCCTCGGCGTTTTTCGCGGCGCAACTCGACCCGACCCGGCCCAGGTGA
- a CDS encoding transposase: protein MNAIRQPRWCNSSPTSVATGVGLSCRIRPSGRDMSRSQRLAARQRDQGELCDHGVGAVLDSPVHRAEPAAVREAGDGYPGTGLVIPHRRERGQTELPDWKEEHNKSRKQVRARVERVFARMKTWKILRDCRLKGDGVHHAMLGIARLPNLALAG, encoded by the coding sequence ATGAATGCCATCCGCCAGCCGCGCTGGTGCAACAGCTCTCCTACCTCGGTAGCCACGGGGGTGGGGCTCTCATGCCGAATCCGTCCGAGCGGCCGGGATATGTCCCGGAGCCAGAGGCTGGCGGCCCGGCAGCGTGATCAAGGTGAGTTGTGTGATCACGGCGTCGGAGCCGTCCTGGATAGCCCCGTTCACCGGGCTGAGCCCGCGGCAGTTCGGGAAGCTGGTGACGGTTACCCGGGCACCGGACTCGTCATCCCTCACCGCCGCGAGCGCGGCCAGACCGAACTCCCGGACTGGAAAGAGGAACACAACAAGTCCCGCAAGCAGGTCCGAGCCCGCGTCGAGCGCGTCTTCGCCCGCATGAAGACCTGGAAGATCCTCCGAGACTGCCGCCTCAAAGGCGACGGCGTCCACCACGCCATGCTCGGCATCGCCCGACTGCCCAACCTCGCCCTCGCCGGATAG